A window of Platichthys flesus chromosome 23, fPlaFle2.1, whole genome shotgun sequence contains these coding sequences:
- the ptprz1b gene encoding receptor-type tyrosine-protein phosphatase zeta: protein METPLARSDAIVSQLLLFCHIVVAVEPLVRGLKKLPEDIDWSYSGTLNQHIWGKKYPSCNSGRQSPVDIDETFTQVRLQYQNLQLEGWDQLTAESSTIHNNGKTVAIDVEGEFFVSGGGLNSRLRVSRITFHWGRCNTTSDGSEHSLNGMKYPLEMQIYCYDPDEFLSLDDAIREGGRVSALAVLFEISLEDNENFNPVIDAINTVSRFGKSGSLEAFTLRSLMPNNTDKYYIYNGSLTAPPCSEMVEWIVFKQTVAISEKQLEMFCEVMTMEQAGYVMLTDYLQNNFREQQQQFMGQVFASYTGVEDVLTPTCSLEPENVQADAQNDTTIVVTWERPRVVYDTTIDWYTVTYQRLQGRDQTKLEYRTDGDQDVGAIISSLLANSSYVVQVVAVCTNGLRGRWSDQIIVDMPLEDPEADSDPDTVTKDVGVNKEVSSKTKWGKPENQNQVDLPLEDHSPVEEVPAEQTRVYQNHPTRLQDQPTDQTQAKQNAAVQVHPRPSPKTPSESVVLQKTRLNQSVKKKTDQNRSTPDDMDQNWIEEDSMTPTQRPFTKAGFDGNGAIWITEATEQPGFLFPVARTTRLPTIHRQITEEGSLSELSNQSKDQAPPEQTGESELPSLQSDLYTPPVEEIQVTDVFYEDTVNNFPLESSASAATESSAVVPGIKVDGVSPVFSTEDSDAPVNKPLLETVTPASSSSPSSLWITARTATSSNTLADSVYKSLTTSSLLRVLMHTTQPMFNEGSNSSHESRVGLVGGVEREKRTVVPLAVVSTLTIICLMVLVGILIYWRNCFQAANFYPDDSASPKVISAPSTPLLLATDGHEPLTVKQFVKHVMELHTNNTFTTEFEEVQACTVDMGITTDSSNHPDNKSKNRYINILAYDHSRVKLVNSLDKDGKCGDYINANFVDGYERTRAYVAAQGPLRAGRGDFWRMIWQQNIGVIVMITNLKEKGRTKCDQYWPDENQEEYGPYQVTMKSSKTLAYYTLRTFTVRDTSNKASQRVEHTVMHYHYTQWPDMGVPEYTLPVLSFIRASSRARTQEMGPVLVHCSAGVGRTGTYIVIDGMLQQIQDQGTVNVLGFLKHVRTQRNFLVQTEEQYVFIHDALVEAILSRDTSVTSDLLHTYVSDLLTPGLSGRTRMDKQFKLISQRQAKHADYSTALKDGNAEKNRARALMPVERSRVCLTACETNTTGFINASYVTGHHHSKEFIVSQTPLSSTVADFWRMIWEHNTHTVVRLPDAHCQSEEGGGCVYWPGKDQPMCFEGFIVSQSGEEHVSLSNDERLLMQDFMLESTVNNYVLEVREYSAPCWPNPDSPIRNSFDLVNAVREHSRHTDRPTVIHDPLGGATSGLFCALSTLSSQLEEEGAVDVYQVARMTNLMRPGVFNDVEQYQYLYHAVLSLVSSQEDLRALQSPETNGSVPLGQTNIAESLESLM from the exons tgGCCATTGATGTGGAGGGGGAGTTCTTTGTGAGCGGAGGAGGGTTGAACTCCAGGCTTCGTGTCAGTAGAATCACGTTCCACTGGGGGCGCTGCAACACAACGTCGGATGGGTCTGAACACAGCCTGAATGGGATGAAATACCCCCTGGAG ATGCAAATCTACTGTTACGATCCGGATGAGTTTCTAAGTCTGGATGATGCTataagggaaggagggagggtcTCTGCCTTGGCTGTGCTCTTTGAG ATCAGCCTGGAAGACAATGAGAACTTTAATCCCGTGATAGATGCCATCAACACTGTCAGCAGGTTTG GTAAGAGCGGCTCGTTGGAAGCCTTCACCCTGCGCTCCTTAATGCCTAATAACACCGATAAATATTACATCTACAACGGCTCCCTgactgctcctccctgctctgaGATGGTGGAATGGATTGTGTTTAAACAGACTGTGGCCATATCGGAAAAACaa ctggAGATGTTTTGCGAGGTGATGACCATGGAGCAGGCCGGATACGTGATGCTGACCGATTACCTGCAGAACAActtcagagagcagcagcagcagttcatgGGTCAGGTGTTCGCCTCGTACACCGGAGTGGAGGACGTTCTGACTCCCA CCTGCAGTTTAGAGCCGGAGAATGTTCAGGCCGATGCTCAGAACGACACCACCATCGTGGTGACGTGGGAGCGCCCCCGCGTGGTTTACGACACGACCATCGACTGGTACACCGTCACGTACCAGAGGCTGCAGGGCCGAGACCAAACCAAGCTGGAGTACAGGACAGACGGAGACCAGGATGTG GGCGCCATCATCTCAAGCCTGCTGGCCAACAGCAGCTATGTGGTGCAGGTGGTGGCTGTTTGCACCAATGGACTCAGAGGACGATGGAGCGACCAGATCATCGTGGACATGCCTTTAGAAGACCCCG AAGCTGATTCAGACCCTGACACTGTCACTAAAGATGTGGGAGTCAACAAGGAG GTCTCATCTAAAACCAAGTGGGGGAAACCTGAGAACCAAAACCAGGTGGATTTGCCCTTAGAGGACCACAGCCCTGTTGAGGAGGTCCCAGCAGAGCAGACCAGAGTTTACCAGAACCATCCCACACGCCTCCAGGACCAGCCGACAGACCAGACCCAAGCAAAACAGAATGCAGCGGTGCAGGTCCACCCCCGCCCATCCCCCAAGACTCCCTCTGAATCTGTGGTTCTGCAGAAAACTCGCCTCAACCAgagtgtgaaaaagaaaacgGATCAAAACAGGTCCACACCAGATGATATGGACCAGAACTGGATCGAGGAGGACAGCATGACTCCAACACAGCGGCCTTTCACTAAGGCAGGTTTTGACGGAAACGGTGCAATCTGGATAACCGAGGCAACGGAGCAGCCAGGCTTCCTGTTTCCAGTGGCTCGGACCACGAGGCTGCCGACGATCCACCGACAAATCACAGAAGAGGGTTCACTGTCAGAGCTCTCAAACCAG TCCAAGGATCAGGCTCCACCAGAACAAACTGGCGAGAGTGAGCTCCCTTCTCTGCAGTCGGACCTTTACACCCCTCCTGTGGAGGAAATCCAAGTCACAGATGTCTTCTATGAAGACACAGTCAACAACTTTCCCCTGGAAAGCTCTGCCTCCGCGGCAACAGAGTCCTCTGCTGTGGTGCCAG GTATTAAAGTGGACGGAGTCTCCCCGGTGTTCTCCACTGAGGACAGCGACGCTCCCGTGAACAAACCACTCCTGGAAACCGTcactcctgcctcctcttcctcgccgtCCTCCCTCTGGATTACGGCAAGGACGGCAACCTCCAGCAACACCCTCGCCGACTCGGTCTACAAATCACTCaccacctcctctctgctcagggTGCTGATGCACACCACCCAGCCCATGTTCAACG agggcagcaacagcagccacGAGTCTCGGGTGGGGCTGGTCGGAGGcgtggagagggagaagaggacaGTCGTTCCTCTCGCTGTCGTCTCCACTCTCACCATCATCTGTCTGATGGTCCTGGTGGGCATACTCATCTACtggag AAACTGTTTCCAGGCAGCGAACTTCTACCCAGACGACAGCGCCTCACCTAAAGTCATATCTGCTCCCTCTACCCCCCTGCTGCTGGctacag ACGGTCATGAGCCACTCACGGTGAAGCAGTTTGTGAAGCATGTCATGGAGCTCCACACCAACAACACCTTCACCACGGAGTTTGAG gaggTACAAGCCTGCACAGTGGACATGGGCATCACCACCGACAGCTCCAACCATCCCGACAACAAAAGCAAGAACCGATACATCAACATCCTGGCCT ATGACCACAGCAGAGTGAAGCTGGTCAACAGTTTAGACAAAGACGGGAAATGTGGGGACTACATCAACGCTAACTTTGTTGAT GGTTATGAGCGAACCAGAGCGTACGTGGCAGCGCAGGGGCCCCTCCGAGCGGGCAGGGGAGACTTCTGGAGGATGATCTGGCAGCAGAATATCGGAGTGATCGTCATGATCACCAACCTCAAGGAGAAAGGACGG ACAAAATGTGACCAGTACTGGCCAGACGAGAACCAGGAGGAGTATGGTCCGTACCAGGTGacgatgaaaagcagcaagacCCTGGCGTACTACACCCTGCGGACCTTCACCGTCAGGGATACCTCAAATAAG GCGTCCCAGAGAGTCGAACACACAGTCATGCACTACCACTACACCCAGTGGCCAGACATGGGCGTCCCAGAATACACTCTGCCTGTCCTGTCCTTCATCAGAGCATCGTCCCGGGCCCGCACCCAAGAGATGGGCCCTGTACTGGTGCACTGCAG TGCCGGCGTAGGGAGAACAGGAACCTACATTGTGATAGACGGCATGCtgcagcagatccaggatcagggGACAGTGAACGTTCTTGGTTTCCTGAAGCACGTGCGGACTCAGAGGAACTTCCTGGTTCAGACAGAG GAGCAGTATGTATTTATCCATGATGCCCTGGTGGAGGCCATCTTGAGCCGGGACACCTCAGTAACATCAGACCTCCTCCACACCTACGTGTCTGACCTCCTGACCCCTGGGCTCTCAGGCAGGACGCGCATGGACAAACAGTTCAAA TTGATCAGTCAGCGTCAGGCGAAGCACGCAGACTACAGCACGGCCCTGAAAGACGGCAACGCTGAGAAGAACAGAGCCAGAGCTCTGATGCCTG tGGAGAGATCAAGAGTGTGTCTGACCGCCTGCGAAACAAACACCACCGGCTTCATCAACGCCTCCTACGTCACG GGACATCACCACAGTAAAGAGTTCATAGTGAGCCAGACTCCTCTGAGCAGCACGGTGGCAGATTTCTGGAGAATGATCTgggaacacaacacacacactgttgttcgCCTGCCGGACGCACACTGTCAG agtgaagagggggggggctgtgtctACTGGCCCGGCAAAGACCAACCAATGTGCTTTGAGGGTTTCATTGTGTCGCAATCGGGGGAGGAGCATGTCTCTCTGTCCAATGATGAGAGACTCTTGATGCAAGACTTCATGTTGGAGTCCACAGTG AACAATTATGTGCTGGAGGTGCGAGagtacagcgccccctgctggccgaACCCAGACAGTCCCATCAGGAACAGTTTTGATCTGGTCAACGCGGTCAGGGAGCACAGCCGACACACCGACAGGCCCACCGTCATACATGATCC gttggGAGGTGCTACATCAGGGCTGTTCTGTGCTCTCAGCACCTTGTCCagtcagctggaggaggagggagctgtAGACGTCTACCAGGTGGCACGGATGACCAATCTCATGAGGCCTGGGGTGTTCAATGATGTA GAGCAGTACCAGTATCTGTACCATGCGGTGCTGAGTCTGGTGAGCAGCCAAGAGGACCTGAGAGCCCTGCAGAGTCCAGAGACCAACGGATCTGTACCACTGGGACAGACCAACATCGCAGAGAGCCTGGAGTCACtcatgtag
- the LOC133948708 gene encoding HMG box-containing protein 1-like isoform X2 has translation MVWEVVTPAVLSSDPKIHKVREPELQAEHTVMTDVEGDQSHELLLCDEHFPSSPGCPTSDSHMEYDDLPDLQEVREEAEPTAPPVYQVGVGVSHQCVPPGGAYAMAHSPQPPDTRWLTQLAHIATGPQSPLLQGSPHSSSSLVCISRISRDLHSYARPPPPLPSSSLSPPQGHGRERRHSRTSSECGSAVSTRSSLSDDEDMGWSFSWPPTAWHCFLKGTHLRFHSGCNVEWQEAEKLDSAEKDSRSLKSYGSEGLQLVERSEAVLSGRAVLQLTFDPGAFGHVPMTARCQLDHPFYVKNKGWSSFYPSLTVVHYGIPCYEMKVGDVCLPPGHRDAKHTDDSLVFDAFRSHDFTPLDSSAVYVLSSMARRRRASQSIAGAASPDRDAPHGGEANSPSHSSSPHQKPIRGQPADAQGGSNAPPVKCKRPMNAFMLFAQKFRVEYTHMYPGKDNRAISVLLGEHWKKMRSEERRAFTLQAKALADEQKRLNPDCWKRKRTNSGCQ, from the exons ATGGTGTGGGAGGTGGTGACCCCAGCTGTGCTGTCCAGCGACCCCAAGATCCACAAGGTCCGGGAGCCAGAGCTTCAGGCTGAACACACAG TGATGACGGATGTAGAAGGAGACCAGTCACatgagctgctcctctgtgacGAGCACTTCCCCTCCTCACCTGGCTGTCCCACCAGTGACAGCCACATGGAATATG ATGACCTTCCAGATTTACAGGAGGTTCGGGAGGAGGCGGAGCCAACAGCGCCACCTGTGTACCAGGTGGGGGTGGGTGTGTCCCACCAGTGTGTCCCACCAGGAGGTGCATACGCAATGGCACACAGCCCACAGCCTCCTGACACACGCTGGCTCACGCAGCTGGCTCACATCGCCACCGGGCCCCAGAGCCCCCTGCTGCAGGGGTCTCCTCACAGCAG CTCCTCCCTGGTGTGCATCTCCAGGATCAGCAGAGATCTACATTCCTACgcccggcctcctcctcctctccccagcAGCTCCCTGTCGCCCCCTCAAGGCCATGGGAGGGAGCGTCGACACAGCAGG ACGAGCAGTGAATGTGGCTCTGCCGTGTCGACCAgatcctctctctctgatgaCGAAGACATGGGCTGGAGCTTCTCCTGGCCCCCCACTGCTTGGCACTGTTTTCtcaaag GCACTCATCTGCGTTTCCACAGTGGCTGTAACGTTGAGTGGCAGGAAGCTGAGAAGTTGGATTCTGCTGAGAAAGACTCCAGATCTCTGAAG AGTTACGGCTCTGAGGGTCTGCAGCTGGTGGAGCGCTCTGAGGCGGTGTTGTCTGGTCGCGCCGTCCTacagctgacctttgacccgggTGCATTCGGACACGTGCCTATGACCGCCCGGTGCCAACTCGACCATCCCTTCTATGTGAAAAACAAAG GATGGTCATCCTTCTACCCAAGTTTGACCGTGGTGCATTATGGGATACCGTGCTATGAAATGAAGGTAGGAGACGTTTGCCTGCCTCCAGGACACAGAGATGCCAAACACACAGACGACTCACTGGTCTTCGACGCTTTTAGGAG CCACGACTTCACTCCTCTGGACTCGTCTGCGGTTTACGTGTTGAGCAGCATGGCCAGACGGCGGCGGGCCTCCCAGTCCATCGCAGGAGCTGCTTCTCCAGACAGAGACGCACCACATGGTGGAG AAGCCAACAGTCCTAGCCACTCCAGCTCTCCTCATCAAAAGCCAATCAGAGGCCAGCCTGCCGATGCACAGGGAGGAAGTAATGCCCCGCCCGTTAAGTGCAAGCGGCCAATGAACGCCTTCATGCTGTTCGCCCAGAAGTTCAGGGTGGAGTACACGCATATGTACCCGGGCAAGGACAACAG agcGATCAGTGTCCTCCTTGGCGAACATTGGAAGAAAATGCGAAGTGAGGAGAGGCGGGCGTTCACCCTACAGGCCAAAGCCCTCGCAGACGAACAGAAAAGACTCAACCCAGACTGTTGGAAACGCAAACGAACTAACTCT GGTTGTCAGTGA
- the LOC133948708 gene encoding HMG box-containing protein 1-like isoform X1 codes for MVWEVVTPAVLSSDPKIHKVREPELQAEHTVVMTDVEGDQSHELLLCDEHFPSSPGCPTSDSHMEYDDLPDLQEVREEAEPTAPPVYQVGVGVSHQCVPPGGAYAMAHSPQPPDTRWLTQLAHIATGPQSPLLQGSPHSSSSLVCISRISRDLHSYARPPPPLPSSSLSPPQGHGRERRHSRTSSECGSAVSTRSSLSDDEDMGWSFSWPPTAWHCFLKGTHLRFHSGCNVEWQEAEKLDSAEKDSRSLKSYGSEGLQLVERSEAVLSGRAVLQLTFDPGAFGHVPMTARCQLDHPFYVKNKGWSSFYPSLTVVHYGIPCYEMKVGDVCLPPGHRDAKHTDDSLVFDAFRSHDFTPLDSSAVYVLSSMARRRRASQSIAGAASPDRDAPHGGEANSPSHSSSPHQKPIRGQPADAQGGSNAPPVKCKRPMNAFMLFAQKFRVEYTHMYPGKDNRAISVLLGEHWKKMRSEERRAFTLQAKALADEQKRLNPDCWKRKRTNSGCQ; via the exons ATGGTGTGGGAGGTGGTGACCCCAGCTGTGCTGTCCAGCGACCCCAAGATCCACAAGGTCCGGGAGCCAGAGCTTCAGGCTGAACACACAG TAGTGATGACGGATGTAGAAGGAGACCAGTCACatgagctgctcctctgtgacGAGCACTTCCCCTCCTCACCTGGCTGTCCCACCAGTGACAGCCACATGGAATATG ATGACCTTCCAGATTTACAGGAGGTTCGGGAGGAGGCGGAGCCAACAGCGCCACCTGTGTACCAGGTGGGGGTGGGTGTGTCCCACCAGTGTGTCCCACCAGGAGGTGCATACGCAATGGCACACAGCCCACAGCCTCCTGACACACGCTGGCTCACGCAGCTGGCTCACATCGCCACCGGGCCCCAGAGCCCCCTGCTGCAGGGGTCTCCTCACAGCAG CTCCTCCCTGGTGTGCATCTCCAGGATCAGCAGAGATCTACATTCCTACgcccggcctcctcctcctctccccagcAGCTCCCTGTCGCCCCCTCAAGGCCATGGGAGGGAGCGTCGACACAGCAGG ACGAGCAGTGAATGTGGCTCTGCCGTGTCGACCAgatcctctctctctgatgaCGAAGACATGGGCTGGAGCTTCTCCTGGCCCCCCACTGCTTGGCACTGTTTTCtcaaag GCACTCATCTGCGTTTCCACAGTGGCTGTAACGTTGAGTGGCAGGAAGCTGAGAAGTTGGATTCTGCTGAGAAAGACTCCAGATCTCTGAAG AGTTACGGCTCTGAGGGTCTGCAGCTGGTGGAGCGCTCTGAGGCGGTGTTGTCTGGTCGCGCCGTCCTacagctgacctttgacccgggTGCATTCGGACACGTGCCTATGACCGCCCGGTGCCAACTCGACCATCCCTTCTATGTGAAAAACAAAG GATGGTCATCCTTCTACCCAAGTTTGACCGTGGTGCATTATGGGATACCGTGCTATGAAATGAAGGTAGGAGACGTTTGCCTGCCTCCAGGACACAGAGATGCCAAACACACAGACGACTCACTGGTCTTCGACGCTTTTAGGAG CCACGACTTCACTCCTCTGGACTCGTCTGCGGTTTACGTGTTGAGCAGCATGGCCAGACGGCGGCGGGCCTCCCAGTCCATCGCAGGAGCTGCTTCTCCAGACAGAGACGCACCACATGGTGGAG AAGCCAACAGTCCTAGCCACTCCAGCTCTCCTCATCAAAAGCCAATCAGAGGCCAGCCTGCCGATGCACAGGGAGGAAGTAATGCCCCGCCCGTTAAGTGCAAGCGGCCAATGAACGCCTTCATGCTGTTCGCCCAGAAGTTCAGGGTGGAGTACACGCATATGTACCCGGGCAAGGACAACAG agcGATCAGTGTCCTCCTTGGCGAACATTGGAAGAAAATGCGAAGTGAGGAGAGGCGGGCGTTCACCCTACAGGCCAAAGCCCTCGCAGACGAACAGAAAAGACTCAACCCAGACTGTTGGAAACGCAAACGAACTAACTCT GGTTGTCAGTGA